The following proteins come from a genomic window of Candidatus Bipolaricaulis sibiricus:
- a CDS encoding Oligoendopeptidase F gives MTEKKLPHWDLSPLFASLDDPAFTAAWTDLQARLQALEPLFNKHEVGPRPMRDSDRAAFDEITTAINGLLDAFLPVRAFVSGQVDTDSTNQAAQARLSELQRMFLLYERLRPRLTAWLARLDPERINAGPYKLMLDEARVQAEHMMSEPEEILAAELRLSGGSAWTKLHGNVSSLITATVGGKELPITAVRNLAHSPDPKVRKEAYDAELAAWKAHEVPLAAALNGVKGEASTLNRKRRWRDDLEPVLVRNRISPQVLAAMQEAVVASFPVWHRYFRAKARLLGKPQLDWWDLAAPVGTSEKTWTWDEGAAFIVEQLRTFSPSDAAVAETAFRDRWIDAEPRKGKRGGAYCMPIGGGKSRILANFEESFDSVSTIAHELGHAYHNHCLRERPPLLRMYPMTLAETASIMNETIVVQAALKTLPAKEQLPILEADLQGAAQVVVDIHSRFLFEKAVFEKRAGRELSADEFCALMLDAQRATYGDALATYHPYMWAVKPHYYGTDFYNFPYTFGLLFGLALYQKYVQEGEAFVARYDDLLASVGIYPAQELAGRFGFDLESRSFWEGGLAVLGERVAQFEQLAK, from the coding sequence ATGACCGAGAAGAAGCTGCCCCATTGGGATCTGTCGCCCCTGTTCGCGAGCCTCGACGACCCCGCGTTCACGGCCGCGTGGACGGACCTCCAGGCACGCCTCCAGGCTCTAGAACCTCTCTTCAACAAGCACGAGGTCGGCCCGCGGCCGATGCGGGACTCGGACCGTGCCGCGTTCGACGAGATCACGACCGCAATCAATGGCCTTCTCGACGCGTTCCTCCCCGTGCGCGCGTTCGTGTCGGGTCAGGTGGACACGGACAGCACGAACCAGGCCGCGCAGGCCAGGCTATCCGAACTCCAGCGGATGTTCCTCCTCTACGAGCGGCTCCGGCCGCGGCTCACGGCGTGGCTGGCCCGGCTCGACCCGGAGAGGATCAACGCCGGCCCGTACAAGCTGATGCTCGACGAGGCCCGCGTCCAGGCCGAGCACATGATGAGCGAGCCGGAGGAGATCCTCGCCGCCGAGCTCCGCCTCTCGGGCGGGAGCGCGTGGACGAAGCTCCATGGCAACGTGTCGAGCCTCATCACGGCCACCGTAGGGGGGAAAGAGCTCCCGATCACCGCGGTCCGCAACCTCGCCCACAGCCCGGACCCCAAGGTCCGCAAAGAGGCCTACGACGCGGAACTCGCGGCGTGGAAGGCGCACGAGGTGCCGCTCGCCGCGGCCCTGAACGGGGTCAAGGGCGAGGCGTCGACCCTCAACCGCAAGCGGAGGTGGCGGGACGACCTCGAGCCCGTGCTCGTCCGGAACCGGATCTCCCCCCAGGTGCTCGCGGCGATGCAGGAGGCGGTCGTGGCGAGCTTCCCGGTGTGGCACCGCTACTTCCGGGCCAAGGCGCGGCTCCTGGGGAAGCCCCAGCTCGACTGGTGGGACCTCGCCGCGCCGGTGGGCACAAGCGAGAAGACGTGGACGTGGGACGAGGGGGCGGCGTTCATCGTGGAGCAGCTCCGCACGTTCTCCCCCTCGGACGCGGCGGTGGCGGAGACCGCGTTCCGCGACCGGTGGATCGACGCCGAGCCGAGGAAGGGCAAGCGCGGCGGGGCGTACTGCATGCCGATCGGCGGGGGGAAGAGCCGGATCCTCGCCAACTTCGAGGAGAGCTTCGACTCGGTCTCCACGATCGCCCACGAGCTCGGCCACGCCTACCACAACCACTGCCTGCGGGAGAGGCCGCCTTTGCTCCGCATGTACCCGATGACCCTCGCCGAGACGGCAAGCATCATGAACGAGACGATCGTCGTCCAGGCCGCGCTCAAGACGCTCCCGGCGAAGGAGCAGCTCCCGATCCTCGAGGCCGACCTCCAGGGGGCGGCCCAGGTGGTGGTCGACATCCACTCCCGGTTCCTGTTCGAGAAGGCGGTGTTCGAGAAGCGGGCCGGGCGGGAGCTCTCGGCCGACGAGTTCTGCGCTCTCATGCTCGACGCCCAGAGGGCAACCTACGGCGACGCGCTGGCCACCTACCACCCCTACATGTGGGCGGTGAAGCCCCACTACTACGGGACCGACTTCTACAACTTCCCGTACACGTTCGGGCTCCTGTTCGGGCTCGCCCTGTACCAGAAGTACGTCCAGGAAGGAGAGGCGTTCGTGGCCCGCTACGACGACCTCCTGGCGTCGGTGGGGATCTACCCGGCCCAGGAGCTCGCGGGGCGGTTCGGGTTCGACCTCGAATCGCGGTCGTTCTGGGAGGGGGGGCTGGCCGTGCTCGGGGAGCGGGTGGCCCAGTTCGAGCAGCTCGCGAAGTAG
- a CDS encoding Glutamine--fructose-6-phosphate aminotransferase [isomerizing] — protein MCGIFGIVTDKDDVLGPVLTEAGRRLSYRGYDSVGCATIRADGSVDLRKDVGKVEEVASRLAFHEMRGTRGIVQLRWATFGAPSQANAQPHIDSDGDLVGAHNGNVVNNVELREAFIAQGMTVRSTNDGETCVHAVERYVDQGYPMLDAIRLAYRDLEGDYAFVIGRVGENRLYAFKKGSGLVAGITDGSAVVSSDLPSILPLTQRVLRVEDGEIVVLEPGRIELRRVEDGARVEREIETVAETMEEAQKEGYPHFMLKEIHEQPRRAREMLHLYDASPHVATLVERMQRARNLYLVGCGTSYHACLLGATYIARLAGRPAIPVLAPQFVPQYVPALGPEDVGVFVSQSGETKDVLLALDAAVARGLLPLGLLNVIGSTLMYRSRAYLPLACGYEISVPATKTFLNQALAFLYLALRMGGHPTAELHRVPELLEEAIAAADPQVVELVADLAGCDDLYCLGYGLTYPIALEGALKMKEVTYAHCEGMLSTEFKHGPLSAVTEGYPVIFVCGPEDVARVVSGVNEVTCRGGRAIAVAEEDPRLRANAHDLIVLPRAGPLLNPLLAVVPLQLLAYRLSVARGLDPDFPRNLSKTLTVD, from the coding sequence ATGTGCGGCATCTTCGGCATCGTCACGGATAAGGATGACGTACTGGGGCCCGTCCTGACCGAGGCCGGGAGGCGTCTTTCGTACCGGGGTTACGATTCGGTGGGGTGCGCCACGATCCGCGCCGACGGTTCGGTCGACCTGCGCAAGGACGTGGGGAAGGTCGAGGAGGTCGCATCGCGCCTCGCCTTCCACGAGATGCGCGGAACGCGGGGGATCGTCCAGCTCCGGTGGGCCACGTTCGGGGCCCCGTCCCAGGCCAACGCTCAGCCCCACATCGATTCCGACGGCGACCTCGTCGGGGCCCACAACGGGAACGTCGTGAACAACGTCGAGCTCCGGGAGGCGTTCATCGCCCAGGGGATGACCGTCCGCTCCACGAACGACGGCGAAACCTGCGTCCACGCCGTGGAGCGGTACGTGGACCAGGGCTACCCCATGCTCGACGCGATCCGCCTGGCGTATCGCGACCTTGAGGGGGACTACGCGTTCGTGATCGGGCGGGTGGGGGAGAACCGGCTGTACGCGTTCAAGAAGGGGTCGGGACTCGTCGCCGGGATCACCGATGGGAGCGCGGTCGTGTCCTCCGACCTCCCCTCCATTCTCCCCCTCACGCAGCGCGTCCTGCGCGTCGAAGACGGGGAGATCGTGGTCCTCGAGCCGGGGCGGATCGAGCTTCGCCGGGTCGAGGACGGGGCGCGGGTCGAGCGGGAGATCGAGACGGTGGCCGAGACGATGGAGGAGGCCCAGAAGGAGGGGTACCCCCACTTCATGCTCAAGGAGATCCACGAGCAGCCGCGGCGGGCGCGGGAGATGCTCCACCTCTACGACGCCTCCCCCCACGTGGCGACCCTCGTGGAACGGATGCAGCGGGCGCGGAACCTGTACCTCGTCGGGTGCGGGACGAGCTACCACGCGTGCCTGCTTGGGGCGACGTACATCGCCCGCCTCGCCGGGCGCCCGGCGATCCCCGTCCTCGCCCCCCAGTTCGTCCCCCAGTACGTGCCGGCCCTGGGGCCCGAGGACGTGGGGGTGTTCGTGAGCCAGAGCGGGGAGACGAAGGACGTCCTCCTCGCCCTGGACGCCGCCGTGGCGCGCGGGCTTCTGCCCCTGGGCCTGCTCAACGTGATCGGCTCGACCCTCATGTACCGGAGCCGCGCCTACCTGCCCCTGGCGTGCGGGTACGAGATCAGCGTCCCGGCGACGAAGACGTTCCTCAACCAGGCCCTGGCGTTCCTGTACCTCGCCCTGCGGATGGGCGGACATCCCACGGCGGAGCTGCACCGGGTTCCCGAGCTCCTGGAGGAGGCGATCGCCGCGGCCGACCCCCAAGTCGTGGAGCTGGTGGCCGACCTCGCGGGGTGCGATGACCTGTACTGCCTTGGGTACGGGCTGACCTACCCCATCGCCCTCGAGGGGGCGCTCAAGATGAAGGAAGTCACCTACGCCCACTGCGAGGGGATGCTGTCCACCGAGTTCAAACACGGTCCTCTGTCCGCGGTGACCGAGGGGTACCCGGTGATCTTCGTGTGCGGGCCCGAGGACGTGGCGCGGGTCGTGAGCGGGGTGAACGAGGTCACCTGCCGTGGGGGGCGGGCGATCGCGGTGGCCGAGGAGGATCCCCGCCTCCGGGCCAACGCCCACGACCTGATCGTGCTCCCCAGGGCCGGGCCGCTCCTCAACCCGCTCCTGGCCGTGGTCCCGCTGCAGCTTCTCGCCTACCGGCTGAGCGTGGCCCGCGGCCTCGATCCCGACTTCCCCCGCAACCTGAGCAAGACCCTGACGGTGGACTGA